A window of the Vanessa cardui chromosome 12, ilVanCard2.1, whole genome shotgun sequence genome harbors these coding sequences:
- the LOC124534386 gene encoding myosin heavy chain, muscle isoform X3, producing MPKPQVQEGEDPDPTPYLFVSLEQKRIDQSKPYDGKKACWVPDEKEGFVQGEIKATKGDLVTVNLPGGETKDFKKDLVAQVNPPKYEKCEDMSNLTYLNDASVLYNLKQRYYHKLIYTYSGLFCVAINPYKRFPVYTFRCAKLYRGKRRSEVPPHIFAISDGAYVNMLTNHENQSMLITGESGAGKTENTKKVIAYFATVGAAQKKDPTQDKKGSLEDQVVQTNPVLEAFGNAKTVRNDNSSRFGKFIRIHFGPSGKLAGADIETYLLEKARVISQQALERSYHIFYQMMSGSVSGLKAICYLSNDVNDYNIVSQGKTVIPGVDDGEEMKLTDQAFDILGFTQEEKDNVYKITAAVMHMGCMKFKQRGREEQAEADGTEDGEKVAKLLGVDCQDLYKNLLKPRIKVGNEFVTQGRNKDQVTNSVGALCKGMFDRLFKWLVKKCNETLDTKQKRQHFIGVLDIAGFEIFDFNGFEQLCINFTNEKLQQFFNHHMFVLEQEEYQREGIEWTFIDFGMDLQHCIDLIEKPMGILSILEEESMFPKATDQTFVEKLNNNHLGKSAPYLKPKPPKPGCQAAHFAIGHYAGNVGYNITGWLEKNKDPLNDTVVDQFKKGANKLLVEIFADHPGQSGDAGAGGGGGKGAGGKRAKGSAFQTVSSLYREQLNNLMTTLRSTQPHFVRCIIPNELKQAGLIDSHLVMHQLTCNGVLEGIRICRKGFPNRMVYPDFKLRYMILAPAAMSAEKDPKEAARKCLEAVQLDPESYRIGHTKVFFRAGVLGQMEELRDDRLSKIVSWLQAYIRGYLSRKDFKKLQEQRLALQVVQRNLRKYLQLRTWPWWKLWQRVKPLLNVTRVEDEMAKLEEKAQKAQEAFEKEEKLRKEVEALNSKLLEEKQALLASLEGEKGSLSETQERANKLAAQKADLEGQLRDTQDRLTQEEDARNQLFQAKKKLEQEISGLKKDVEDLELSIQKSEQDKATKDHQIRNLNDEIAHQDELINKLNKEKKLQGESNQKTSEELQAAEDKVNHLNKVKQKLEQTLDELEDSLEREKKLRGDVEKQRRKVEGDLKLTQEAVSDLERNKKELEQTIQRKDKEISSLTAKLEDEQSLVSKVQKQIKELQARIEELEEEVESERQARAKAEKQRADLARELEELGERLEEAGGATSAQIELNKKREAELSKLRRDLEEANIQHESTLANLRKKHNDAVAEMGEQLDQLNKLKAKAEKERSQYFSEVNDLRAGLDHLSNEKAAQEKIVKQLQHQLNEVQGKADESNRTLNDLDAAKKKLSIENSDLLRQLEEAESQVSQLSKIKVSLTTQLEDTKRLADEEARERATLLGKFRNLEHDLDNIREQVEEEAEGKADLQRQLSKANAEAQLWRSKYESEGVARSEELEEAKRKLQARLAEAEETIESLNQKVVALEKTKQRLSTEVEDLQLEVDRATAIANAAEKKQKAFDKIIGEWKLKVDDLAAELDASQKECRNYSTELFRLKGAYEEGQEQLEAVRRENKNLADEVKDLLDQIGEGGRNIHEIEKARKRLEAEKDELQAALEEAEAALEQEENKVLRAQLELSQVRQEIDRRIQEKEEEFENTRKNHQRALDSMQASLEAEAKGKAEALRMKKKLEADINELEIALDHANKANAEAQKNIKRYQAQIKDLQTALEEEQRARDDAREQLGISERRANALQNELEESRTLLEQADRARRQAEQELGDAHEQLNELSAQSASLSAAKRKLESELQTLHSDLDELLNEAKNSEEKAKKAMVDAARLADELRAEQEHAQTQEKLRKALEQQIKELQVRLDEAEANALKGGKKAIQKLEQRVRELENELDGEQRRHADAQKNLRKAERRIKELTFQAEEDRKNHERMQDLVDKLQQKIKTYKRQIEEAEEIAALNLAKFRKAQQELEEAEERADLAEQAISKFRGKGRAGSAARGVSPAPQRTRPAFDGFGTFPPRFDLAPENDF from the exons ACGTACTCGGGTCTCTTCTGTGTCGCCATCAACCCTTACAAGAGATTCCCCGTGTACACGTTCCGATGTGCCAAGCTTTACCGAGGCAAGCGTCGTTCGGAAGTGCCACCCCACATTTTCGCCATTTCCGACGGCGCCTACGTCAACATGTTGACCAACCACGAGAATCAATCTATGTTGATTAC CGGTGAGTCTGGTGCCGGAAAGACTGAGAACACGAAGAAGGTAATTGCCTACTTCGCCACCGTTGGTGCAGCGCAAAAGAAGGACCCCACCCAGGACAAGAAGGGATCCCTGGAAGACCAGGTCGTCCAAACTAACCCTGTGCTTGAAGCCTTCGGTAACGCCAAGACTGTGCGTAACGACAACTCTTCCCGTTTC GGTAAATTCATCCGTATTCACTTCGGCCCCTCTGGAAAACTGGCTGGTGCTGACATTGAGACCT ACCTGCTCGAGAAGGCTCGTGTAATTTCCCAGCAAGCCCTTGAGCGTTCCTACCACATCTTCTACCAGATGATGTCTGGTTCCGTAAGCGGTCTTAAAG CCATCTGCTATTTGTCTAACGACGTCAACGACTACAACATCGTATCGCAAGGAAAGACCGTCATCCCTGGCGTTGACGACGGTGAAGAAATGAAACTTACTGAC CAAGCCTTCGACATTCTTGGTTTCACCCAAGAAGAGAAGGACAATGTTTACAAGATCACCGCCGCTGTCATGCACATGGGTTGTATGAAGTTCAAGCAGAGGGGTCGTGAAGAACAGGCTGAGGCTGATGGTACTGAG GATGGTGAAAAGGTTGCCAAGCTCCTCGGTGTTGACTGCCAGGACTTGTACAAGAACTTGCTGAAGCCCCGCATCAAGGTCGGAAACGAGTTCGTGACCCAGGGTCGTAACAAGGACCAGGTCACCAACTCCGTCGGTGCCCTCTGTAAGGGAATGTTCGATCGTCTCTTCAAGTGGCTCGTCAAGAAGTGTAACGAAACCCTAGACACCAAGCAGAAGAGACAGCACTTCATCGGTGTACTGGATATTGCTGGTTTCGAAATCTTCGAC TTCAACGGTTTTGAACAACTCTGCATTAATTTCACCAACGAGAAACTTCAGCAGTTCTTTAACCACCATATGTTTGTGTTGGAACAAGAAGAATACCAACGCGAAGGCATCGAATGGACTTTCATTGACTTTGGCATGGATCTCCAACATTGCATTGACCTTATTGAAAAG CCTATGGGTATCCTCTCAATTCTTGAGGAAGAGTCTATGTTCCCGAAAGCCACTGACCAGACATTCGTTGAGAAGTTGAACAACAACCACTTGGGTAAATCTGCTCCTTACCTGAAGCCCAAACCCCCCAAGCCTGGTTGCCAAGCCGCTCACTTCGCTATTGGTCACTACGCCGGTAAT GTCGGTTACAACATCACCGGATGGCTGGAAAAGAACAAGGACCCTCTTAACGACACTGTCGTTGACCAATTCAAGAAGGGTGCCAACAAACTGTTGGTTGAAATCTTCGCTGACCATCCTGGCCAGTCTGGTGATGCTGGTGCTGGTGGTGGCGGCGGCAAGG GCGCTGGAGGCAAGCGTGCCAAGGGTTCCGCTTTCCAGACCGTGTCATCACTTTACAGG GAACAACTTAACAACTTGATGACAACGCTGAGGTCTACTCAACCTCACTTCGTGCGTTGTATCATTCCCAATGAATTGAAACAGGCTG GTCTCATCGACTCTCACCTTGTGATGCACCAGCTCACCTGTAACGGTGTGCTTGAAGGCATCCGTATTTGCCGTAAAGGTTTCCCCAACAGGATGGTCTACCCTGACTTCAAGCTCCG ttacatGATTCTTGCACCCGCCGCTATGTCTGCTGAAAAAGATCCGAAAGAGGCAGCTAGGAAGTGTCTTGAAGCAGTTCAGCTAGACCCTGAAAGCTATCGTATAGGTCACACTAAG GTATTCTTCCGCGCTGGTGTTCTGGGTCAGATGGAAGAGTTGCGTGACGACAGGCTGTCTAAGATCGTATCTTGGCTCCAGGCCTACATCCGTGGTTACCTTTCCCGTAAGGACTTCAAGAAGTTGCAGGAACAGAG ATTGGCTCTCCAAGTTGTCCAACGCAACTTGCGCAAGTACTTGCAGCTCCGCACCTGGCCATGGTGGAAACTGTGGCAGAGGGTCAAGCCCCTCCTCAACGTCACCCGCGTCGAGGATGAGATGGCG AAACTCGAGGAGAAGGCTCAAAAGGCCCAGGAGGCTTTTGAGAAGGAAGAGAAACTCCGCAAGGAGGTCGAGGCCCTCAACTCTAAGCTGCTTGAGGAGAAGCAGGCCCTGCTTGCTTCCCTTGAGGGAGAGAAGGGCTCTCTCTCTGAAACCCAGGAGCGTGCCAACAAACTCGCAGCACAAAAGGCTGATCTCGAGGGTCAACTTAGG GACACACAAGACCGTCTCACCCAGGAGGAAGATGCCCGCAACCAGCTATTCCAAGCCAAGAAGAAGTTGGAGCAGGAAATCTCCGGCCTGAAGAAGGATGTAGAAGACCTCGAACTTAGCATCCAGAAGTCTGAGCAAGACAAGGCTACCAAAGACCACCAAATCCGCAACTTGAACGATGAAATCGCCCACCAGGACGAGCTCATCAACAAGCTTAACAAGGAAAAGAAACTTCAAGGAGAATCTAACCAGAAGACCTCCGAGGAGCTGCAAGCCGCCGAAGACAAGGTCAACCACCTCAACAAGGTCAAGCAGAAGCTCGAGCAGACCCTTGATGAGCTCGAAGACTCATTGGAGCGTGAAAAGAAACTGCGCGGTGATGTTGAGAAGCAGAGGAGGAAAGTTGAAGGCGACCTTAAACTTACCCAGGAAGCCGTCTCTGACCTCGAACGCAACAAAAAGGAACTCGAACAAACTATTCAGCGCAAGGACAAGGAAATCTCATCTCTCACCGCCAAGCTCGAAGACGAACAATCTTTGGTCAGCAAGGTCCAGAAACAGATCAAGGAACTGCAAGCCCGCATCGAGGAACTGGAAGAGGAAGTCGAATCCGAACGCCAGGCCCGTGCTAAGGCTGAGAAGCAGCGCGCTGATCTCGCTCGTGAACTCGAGGAGTTGGGTGAGCGTCTCGAGGAAGCCGGTGGTGCCACCTCTGCTCAAATTGAACTCAACAAGAAGCGTGAGGCTGAGCTCAGCAAGCTCCGTCGTGACTTGGAGGAAGCTAACATCCAGCACGAGTCCACCCTCGCCAACCTCCGCAAGAAGCACAACGATGCCGTTGCGGAAATGGGTGAGCAGCTCGACCAGCTCAACAAGCTTAAGGCTAA GGCTGAGAAAGAGCGCTCTCAATACTTTAGCGAAGTCAATGACCTTCGCGCCGGTCTCGACCACTTGTCCAACGAAAAG GCTGCTCAAGAAAAGATCGTCAAGCAACTTCAACACCAGCTCAACGAGGTTCAAGGCAAGGCTGATGAATCCAACCGCACCCTCAATGACCTGGATGCCGCTAAGAAGAAGTTGTCGATTGAGAACTCCGACCTGCTCCGCCAGTTGGAGGAGGCTGAGTCCCAGGTGTCGCAGCTCTCCAAGATTAAGGTGTCGCTCACCACTCAGTTGGAGGACACCAAGAGGCTCGCTGACGAAGAGGCCAGG GAACGCGCTACTTTACTCGGCAAGTTCCGCAACCTCGAACACGACTTGGACAACATCCGCGAGCAAGTGGAAGAGGAAGCCGAAGGCAAGGCTGACCTACAACGTCAACTCTCCAAGGCTAACGCTGAAGCTCAACTCTGGCGCTCCAAGTACGAGTCCGAAGGTGTTGCTCGCTCCGAGGAACTCGAGGAAGCCAAGCGCAAACTTCAAGCCCGTCTTGCCGAAGCCGAAGAAACTATCGAGTCTCTCAACCAGAAGGTTGTTGCTCTCGAGAAGACCAAGCAACGTCTTTCCACCGAAGTCGAGGACTTGCAACTCGAGGTTGACCGTGCCACTGCCATCGCTAACGCTGCTGAGAAGAAACAGAAGGCGTTCGATAAGATCATTGGTGAATGGAAACTCAAGGTTGATGACCTTGCCGCTGAGCTTGATGCCAGCCAGAAGGAATGCCGTAACTACTCTACCGAATTATTCCGCCTTAAGGGTGCCTACGAGGAAGGTCAGGAACAACTCGAGGCCGTACGCCGTGAAAACAAGAACCTCGCTGATGAAGTCAAGGATCTCCTTGACCAGATTGGCGAAGGTGGTCGCAACATCCATGAAATTGAGAAGGCCAGGAAGCGCCTTGAAGCTGAAAAGGATGAACTCCAAGCTGCCCTCGAGGAAGCCGAAGCAGCTCTTGAGCAGGAAGAGAACAAGGTTCTGCGTGCTCAACTCGAGCTGTCTCAAGTCAGACAGGAGATCGACAGGAGGATCCAGGAGAAGGAAGAAGAATTCGAAAACACCCGCAAGAACCACCAACGTGCCTTGGACTCCATGCAAGCTTCCCTTGAAGCTGAAGCTAAGGGCAAGGCTGAGGCCCTGCGCATGAAGAAGAAGTTGGAGGCTGACATCAATGAACTCGAGATCGCTCTCGACCACGCCAACAAAGCTAACGCTGAAGCCCAGAAGAACATTAAACGTTACCAGGCACAGATCAAGGACCTCCAAACTGCCTTGGAAGAAGAACAGCGTGCTCGTGATGATGCCCGTGAACAGCTCGGAATCTCTGAGCGTCGTGCAAACGCCCTCCAAAATGAGCTCGAAGAATCTCGTACGCTCCTTGAACAGGCCGACCGTGCCCGCCGCCAAGCTGAACAAGAACTTGGTGATGCCCACGAACAGCTCAACGAACTCTCTGCTCAAAGCGCTTCCCTCTCTGCCGCTAAGAGGAAACTCGAGTCCGAGCTCCAGACCCTGCACTCTGACCTCGATGAACTCCTTAACGAGGCTAAGAACTCCGAGGAGAAGGCAAAGAAGGCTATGGTTGATGCTGCCAGGCTTGCCGATGAACTCCGTGCTGAGCAAGAACACGCCCAGACACAGGAGAAACTTCGCAAGGCACTTGAACAACAGATCAAGGAATTGCAAGTCAGGCTTGACGAAGCTGAAGCTAACGCGCTCAAGGGAGGCAAGAAGGCCATCCAGAAACTTGAACAAAGAGTCAGGGAGCTTGAAAACGAGCTCGACGGCGAACAGAGGAGGCACGCTGATGCACAGAAGAACCTGCGCAAGGCTGAGAGACGCATCAAGGAATTGACCTTCCAGGCTGAAGAAGACCGCAAGAACCACGAGCGTATGCAGGACCTGGTTGACAAACTGCAGCAGAAGATCAAGACCTACAAGAGGCAGATCGAAGAAGCCGAAGAGATCGCCGCCCTTAACTTGGCTAAGTTCCGTAAGGCACAGCAAGAATTGGAAGAAGCTGAAGAAAGGGCAGACCTTGCCGAGCAAGCTATCAGCAAATTCCGTGGCAAGGGACGCGCGGGATCAGCTGCGAGAGGAGTCAGTCCGgcg CCCCAACGTACGCGCCCCGCCTTCGACGGTTTCGGCACCTTCCCACCAAGGTTCGACCTGGCGCCCGAAAACGATTTCTAA
- the LOC124534386 gene encoding myosin heavy chain, muscle isoform X30, which yields MPKPQVQEGEDPDPTPYLFVSLEQKRIDQSKPYDGKKACWVPDEKEGFVQGEIKATKGDLVTVNLPGGETKDFKKDLVAQVNPPKYEKCEDMSNLTYLNDASVLYNLKQRYYHKLIYTYSGLFCVAINPYKRFPVYTFRCAKLYRGKRRSEVPPHIFAISDGAYVNMLTNHENQSMLITGESGAGKTENTKKVIAYFATVGAAQKKDPTQDKKGSLEDQVVQTNPVLEAFGNAKTVRNDNSSRFGKFIRIHFGPSGKLAGADIETYLLEKARVISQQALERSYHIFYQMMSGSVSGLKAICYLSNDVNDYNIVSQGKTVIPGVDDGEEMKLTDQAFDILGFTQEEKDNVYKITAAVMHMGCMKFKQRGREEQAEADGTEDGEKVAKLLGVDCQDLYKNLLKPRIKVGNEFVTQGRNKDQVTNSVGALCKGMFDRLFKWLVKKCNETLDTKQKRQHFIGVLDIAGFEIFDFNGFEQLCINFTNEKLQQFFNHHMFVLEQEEYQREGIEWTFIDFGMDLQHCIDLIEKPMGILSILEEESMFPKATDQTFVEKLNNNHLGKSAPYLKPKPPKPGCQAAHFAIGHYAGNVGYNITGWLEKNKDPLNDTVVDQFKKGANKLLVEIFADHPGQSGDAGAGGGGGKGAGGKRAKGSAFQTVSSLYREQLNNLMTTLRSTQPHFVRCIIPNELKQAGLIDSHLVMHQLTCNGVLEGIRICRKGFPNRMVYPDFKLRYKILAPQAAEKETDPKKIAQVILEATGLDVESYRLGHTKVFFRAGVLGQMEELRDDRLSKIVSWLQAYIRGYLSRKDFKKLQEQRLALQVVQRNLRKYLQLRTWPWWKLWQRVKPLLNVTRVEDEMAKLEEKAQKAQEAFEKEEKLRKEVEALNSKLLEEKQALLASLEGEKGSLSETQERANKLAAQKADLEGQLRDTQDRLTQEEDARNQLFQAKKKLEQEISGLKKDVEDLELSIQKSEQDKATKDHQIRNLNDEIAHQDELINKLNKEKKLQGESNQKTSEELQAAEDKVNHLNKVKQKLEQTLDELEDSLEREKKLRGDVEKQRRKVEGDLKLTQEAVSDLERNKKELEQTIQRKDKEISSLTAKLEDEQSLVSKVQKQIKELQARIEELEEEVESERQARAKAEKQRADLARELEELGERLEEAGGATSAQIELNKKREAELSKLRRDLEEANIQHESTLANLRKKHNDAVAEMGEQLDQLNKLKAKAEKERSQYFSEVNDLRAGLDHLSNEKAAQEKIVKQLQHQLNEVQGKADESNRTLNDLDAAKKKLSIENSDLLRQLEEAESQVSQLSKIKVSLTTQLEDTKRLADEEARERATLLGKFRNLEHDLDNIREQVEEEAEGKADLQRQLSKANAEAQLWRSKYESEGVARSEELEEAKRKLQARLAEAEETIESLNQKVVALEKTKQRLSTEVEDLQLEVDRATAIANAAEKKQKAFDKIIGEWKLKVDDLAAELDASQKECRNYSTELFRLKGAYEEGQEQLEAVRRENKNLADEVKDLLDQIGEGGRNIHEIEKARKRLEAEKDELQAALEEAEAALEQEENKVLRAQLELSQVRQEIDRRIQEKEEEFENTRKNHQRALDSMQASLEAEAKGKAEALRMKKKLEADINELEIALDHANKANAEAQKNIKRYQAQIKDLQTALEEEQRARDDAREQLGISERRANALQNELEESRTLLEQADRARRQAEQELGDAHEQLNELSAQSASLSAAKRKLESELQTLHSDLDELLNEAKNSEEKAKKAMVDAARLADELRAEQEHAQTQEKLRKALEQQIKELQVRLDEAEANALKGGKKAIQKLEQRVRELENELDGEQRRHADAQKNLRKAERRIKELTFQAEEDRKNHERMQDLVDKLQQKIKTYKRQIEEAEEIAALNLAKFRKAQQELEEAEERADLAEQAISKFRGKGRAGSAARGVSPAASVKGRP from the exons ACGTACTCGGGTCTCTTCTGTGTCGCCATCAACCCTTACAAGAGATTCCCCGTGTACACGTTCCGATGTGCCAAGCTTTACCGAGGCAAGCGTCGTTCGGAAGTGCCACCCCACATTTTCGCCATTTCCGACGGCGCCTACGTCAACATGTTGACCAACCACGAGAATCAATCTATGTTGATTAC CGGTGAGTCTGGTGCCGGAAAGACTGAGAACACGAAGAAGGTAATTGCCTACTTCGCCACCGTTGGTGCAGCGCAAAAGAAGGACCCCACCCAGGACAAGAAGGGATCCCTGGAAGACCAGGTCGTCCAAACTAACCCTGTGCTTGAAGCCTTCGGTAACGCCAAGACTGTGCGTAACGACAACTCTTCCCGTTTC GGTAAATTCATCCGTATTCACTTCGGCCCCTCTGGAAAACTGGCTGGTGCTGACATTGAGACCT ACCTGCTCGAGAAGGCTCGTGTAATTTCCCAGCAAGCCCTTGAGCGTTCCTACCACATCTTCTACCAGATGATGTCTGGTTCCGTAAGCGGTCTTAAAG CCATCTGCTATTTGTCTAACGACGTCAACGACTACAACATCGTATCGCAAGGAAAGACCGTCATCCCTGGCGTTGACGACGGTGAAGAAATGAAACTTACTGAC CAAGCCTTCGACATTCTTGGTTTCACCCAAGAAGAGAAGGACAATGTTTACAAGATCACCGCCGCTGTCATGCACATGGGTTGTATGAAGTTCAAGCAGAGGGGTCGTGAAGAACAGGCTGAGGCTGATGGTACTGAG GATGGTGAAAAGGTTGCCAAGCTCCTCGGTGTTGACTGCCAGGACTTGTACAAGAACTTGCTGAAGCCCCGCATCAAGGTCGGAAACGAGTTCGTGACCCAGGGTCGTAACAAGGACCAGGTCACCAACTCCGTCGGTGCCCTCTGTAAGGGAATGTTCGATCGTCTCTTCAAGTGGCTCGTCAAGAAGTGTAACGAAACCCTAGACACCAAGCAGAAGAGACAGCACTTCATCGGTGTACTGGATATTGCTGGTTTCGAAATCTTCGAC TTCAACGGTTTTGAACAACTCTGCATTAATTTCACCAACGAGAAACTTCAGCAGTTCTTTAACCACCATATGTTTGTGTTGGAACAAGAAGAATACCAACGCGAAGGCATCGAATGGACTTTCATTGACTTTGGCATGGATCTCCAACATTGCATTGACCTTATTGAAAAG CCTATGGGTATCCTCTCAATTCTTGAGGAAGAGTCTATGTTCCCGAAAGCCACTGACCAGACATTCGTTGAGAAGTTGAACAACAACCACTTGGGTAAATCTGCTCCTTACCTGAAGCCCAAACCCCCCAAGCCTGGTTGCCAAGCCGCTCACTTCGCTATTGGTCACTACGCCGGTAAT GTCGGTTACAACATCACCGGATGGCTGGAAAAGAACAAGGACCCTCTTAACGACACTGTCGTTGACCAATTCAAGAAGGGTGCCAACAAACTGTTGGTTGAAATCTTCGCTGACCATCCTGGCCAGTCTGGTGATGCTGGTGCTGGTGGTGGCGGCGGCAAGG GCGCTGGAGGCAAGCGTGCCAAGGGTTCCGCTTTCCAGACCGTGTCATCACTTTACAGG GAACAACTTAACAACTTGATGACAACGCTGAGGTCTACTCAACCTCACTTCGTGCGTTGTATCATTCCCAATGAATTGAAACAGGCTG GTCTCATCGACTCTCACCTTGTGATGCACCAGCTCACCTGTAACGGTGTGCTTGAAGGCATCCGTATTTGCCGTAAAGGTTTCCCCAACAGGATGGTCTACCCTGACTTCAAGCTCCG CTACAAGATCCTGGCCCCTCAAGCTGCGGAAAAAGAAACTGACCCTAAGAAAATCGCCCAAGTCATCTTAGAAGCCACGGGCTTGGATGTCGAGTCCTACCGTCTGGGTCATACCAAG GTATTCTTCCGCGCTGGTGTTCTGGGTCAGATGGAAGAGTTGCGTGACGACAGGCTGTCTAAGATCGTATCTTGGCTCCAGGCCTACATCCGTGGTTACCTTTCCCGTAAGGACTTCAAGAAGTTGCAGGAACAGAG ATTGGCTCTCCAAGTTGTCCAACGCAACTTGCGCAAGTACTTGCAGCTCCGCACCTGGCCATGGTGGAAACTGTGGCAGAGGGTCAAGCCCCTCCTCAACGTCACCCGCGTCGAGGATGAGATGGCG AAACTCGAGGAGAAGGCTCAAAAGGCCCAGGAGGCTTTTGAGAAGGAAGAGAAACTCCGCAAGGAGGTCGAGGCCCTCAACTCTAAGCTGCTTGAGGAGAAGCAGGCCCTGCTTGCTTCCCTTGAGGGAGAGAAGGGCTCTCTCTCTGAAACCCAGGAGCGTGCCAACAAACTCGCAGCACAAAAGGCTGATCTCGAGGGTCAACTTAGG GACACACAAGACCGTCTCACCCAGGAGGAAGATGCCCGCAACCAGCTATTCCAAGCCAAGAAGAAGTTGGAGCAGGAAATCTCCGGCCTGAAGAAGGATGTAGAAGACCTCGAACTTAGCATCCAGAAGTCTGAGCAAGACAAGGCTACCAAAGACCACCAAATCCGCAACTTGAACGATGAAATCGCCCACCAGGACGAGCTCATCAACAAGCTTAACAAGGAAAAGAAACTTCAAGGAGAATCTAACCAGAAGACCTCCGAGGAGCTGCAAGCCGCCGAAGACAAGGTCAACCACCTCAACAAGGTCAAGCAGAAGCTCGAGCAGACCCTTGATGAGCTCGAAGACTCATTGGAGCGTGAAAAGAAACTGCGCGGTGATGTTGAGAAGCAGAGGAGGAAAGTTGAAGGCGACCTTAAACTTACCCAGGAAGCCGTCTCTGACCTCGAACGCAACAAAAAGGAACTCGAACAAACTATTCAGCGCAAGGACAAGGAAATCTCATCTCTCACCGCCAAGCTCGAAGACGAACAATCTTTGGTCAGCAAGGTCCAGAAACAGATCAAGGAACTGCAAGCCCGCATCGAGGAACTGGAAGAGGAAGTCGAATCCGAACGCCAGGCCCGTGCTAAGGCTGAGAAGCAGCGCGCTGATCTCGCTCGTGAACTCGAGGAGTTGGGTGAGCGTCTCGAGGAAGCCGGTGGTGCCACCTCTGCTCAAATTGAACTCAACAAGAAGCGTGAGGCTGAGCTCAGCAAGCTCCGTCGTGACTTGGAGGAAGCTAACATCCAGCACGAGTCCACCCTCGCCAACCTCCGCAAGAAGCACAACGATGCCGTTGCGGAAATGGGTGAGCAGCTCGACCAGCTCAACAAGCTTAAGGCTAA GGCTGAGAAAGAGCGCTCTCAATACTTTAGCGAAGTCAATGACCTTCGCGCCGGTCTCGACCACTTGTCCAACGAAAAG GCTGCTCAAGAAAAGATCGTCAAGCAACTTCAACACCAGCTCAACGAGGTTCAAGGCAAGGCTGATGAATCCAACCGCACCCTCAATGACCTGGATGCCGCTAAGAAGAAGTTGTCGATTGAGAACTCCGACCTGCTCCGCCAGTTGGAGGAGGCTGAGTCCCAGGTGTCGCAGCTCTCCAAGATTAAGGTGTCGCTCACCACTCAGTTGGAGGACACCAAGAGGCTCGCTGACGAAGAGGCCAGG GAACGCGCTACTTTACTCGGCAAGTTCCGCAACCTCGAACACGACTTGGACAACATCCGCGAGCAAGTGGAAGAGGAAGCCGAAGGCAAGGCTGACCTACAACGTCAACTCTCCAAGGCTAACGCTGAAGCTCAACTCTGGCGCTCCAAGTACGAGTCCGAAGGTGTTGCTCGCTCCGAGGAACTCGAGGAAGCCAAGCGCAAACTTCAAGCCCGTCTTGCCGAAGCCGAAGAAACTATCGAGTCTCTCAACCAGAAGGTTGTTGCTCTCGAGAAGACCAAGCAACGTCTTTCCACCGAAGTCGAGGACTTGCAACTCGAGGTTGACCGTGCCACTGCCATCGCTAACGCTGCTGAGAAGAAACAGAAGGCGTTCGATAAGATCATTGGTGAATGGAAACTCAAGGTTGATGACCTTGCCGCTGAGCTTGATGCCAGCCAGAAGGAATGCCGTAACTACTCTACCGAATTATTCCGCCTTAAGGGTGCCTACGAGGAAGGTCAGGAACAACTCGAGGCCGTACGCCGTGAAAACAAGAACCTCGCTGATGAAGTCAAGGATCTCCTTGACCAGATTGGCGAAGGTGGTCGCAACATCCATGAAATTGAGAAGGCCAGGAAGCGCCTTGAAGCTGAAAAGGATGAACTCCAAGCTGCCCTCGAGGAAGCCGAAGCAGCTCTTGAGCAGGAAGAGAACAAGGTTCTGCGTGCTCAACTCGAGCTGTCTCAAGTCAGACAGGAGATCGACAGGAGGATCCAGGAGAAGGAAGAAGAATTCGAAAACACCCGCAAGAACCACCAACGTGCCTTGGACTCCATGCAAGCTTCCCTTGAAGCTGAAGCTAAGGGCAAGGCTGAGGCCCTGCGCATGAAGAAGAAGTTGGAGGCTGACATCAATGAACTCGAGATCGCTCTCGACCACGCCAACAAAGCTAACGCTGAAGCCCAGAAGAACATTAAACGTTACCAGGCACAGATCAAGGACCTCCAAACTGCCTTGGAAGAAGAACAGCGTGCTCGTGATGATGCCCGTGAACAGCTCGGAATCTCTGAGCGTCGTGCAAACGCCCTCCAAAATGAGCTCGAAGAATCTCGTACGCTCCTTGAACAGGCCGACCGTGCCCGCCGCCAAGCTGAACAAGAACTTGGTGATGCCCACGAACAGCTCAACGAACTCTCTGCTCAAAGCGCTTCCCTCTCTGCCGCTAAGAGGAAACTCGAGTCCGAGCTCCAGACCCTGCACTCTGACCTCGATGAACTCCTTAACGAGGCTAAGAACTCCGAGGAGAAGGCAAAGAAGGCTATGGTTGATGCTGCCAGGCTTGCCGATGAACTCCGTGCTGAGCAAGAACACGCCCAGACACAGGAGAAACTTCGCAAGGCACTTGAACAACAGATCAAGGAATTGCAAGTCAGGCTTGACGAAGCTGAAGCTAACGCGCTCAAGGGAGGCAAGAAGGCCATCCAGAAACTTGAACAAAGAGTCAGGGAGCTTGAAAACGAGCTCGACGGCGAACAGAGGAGGCACGCTGATGCACAGAAGAACCTGCGCAAGGCTGAGAGACGCATCAAGGAATTGACCTTCCAGGCTGAAGAAGACCGCAAGAACCACGAGCGTATGCAGGACCTGGTTGACAAACTGCAGCAGAAGATCAAGACCTACAAGAGGCAGATCGAAGAAGCCGAAGAGATCGCCGCCCTTAACTTGGCTAAGTTCCGTAAGGCACAGCAAGAATTGGAAGAAGCTGAAGAAAGGGCAGACCTTGCCGAGCAAGCTATCAGCAAATTCCGTGGCAAGGGACGCGCGGGATCAGCTGCGAGAGGAGTCAGTCCGgcg gcGTCCGTTAAAGGGCGTCCATAG